The Lemur catta isolate mLemCat1 chromosome 6, mLemCat1.pri, whole genome shotgun sequence sequence AATGGGCCACTTATGTGTATAAAGAGTTtcaatactttttctttcttcctttttttacaaaataaattattagtaCATAACCTGTATTATCAAATGACTAACTAACTCTCAACTGTAATCCCTGATATTGTTTGTTCATGGAAACCAAAGATACCCCTAATAACTGTCAGGGAtaagaagtttctttttataaCCTCTTAtgagaaatttttgaaataaaccaTCAATCAAGCATATTCATACTTGAGAGAAAgattgttcattattttaaatagaccTATGATTGGTTAAGAGACAAGGTAATTTCTACAGTATTTCCTTAAGTACTTGATTTAGGGATTGCACACACCAAAAGGCTTATAATTTTGCTTAAGATCTGAGCTTAGTCTCAGTGTAATAGGTAATAAACATTGACTCAGAGCTTGGATACTGGTCCAGaagtcaatgttttaaaaaacttgaaTACCTAGCCTTTTTccccccaactttttttttttttttttggctctggTCAGTGTGTGGATTGAATGATGTGCAGTcaagaaatttagaaatgttgTTACCTGAATAGGTGGGTTAATAGGAAAATAGAGTGCTGTATCAGAGCACTGGAGATTTCTTGCCCTTCTCACTCTcctgtgtttttttaaacttttttttttttttttttttaataatggagaGTTTTAGCTTTGGGTTGAGAATTGAGAGCTCATGACactctctgtttccttccctttgaTGTCAGCCTGCATTTGACCACATTTAGCCTGCAGTACACACCTCCTGTGGTGGCCTGTGTCTGCATTCATCTGGCTTGCAAGTGGTCCAACTGGGAGATCCCAGTCTCAACTGACGGGAAGCACTGGTGGGAGTATGTTGACGCCACAGTGACCTTGGAACTTTTAGATGGTAAGTTTTAGAGTAAGGGACCTTGAAAAGCACTTGCTTTTGATCTATCACATATCTGGCTGAACATGACTTGATTCAGATGAAAATAGTGAGTTAGTTGAGGTTATTCTTGCTTTATTACTTCTGTCTCGCTGAGTCTTTCTtgaatgttctattttatttgtagaaCTGACACATGAATTTCTACAGATTCTGGAGAAAACTCCCAACAGGCTCAAACGCATTCGAAATTGGAGGGTAAGACTCACTGCTGTCAACTTGTGGAACAAAACTAGTTTCTTCTTTTGATGCACCAGTGAATATACCAGAATTGAAAATGTACCCTAGGTTTGGAATTTCCCTTTTTATAGTTATGTAATAATCATGGCTTCAACTTCATAGCTTGGATACTGGCCCAGAAGTCAATGGCTATAGGTGATAGCAGGATTTGCCTTGCATTTTGCAACTCCTGTGATATGTCATTTGGTTAGCAACATTGGTTGAGTATTTTCTGCACGGAGACTGTTAGGGTAAAAACATGGCTTCTCTGAGTCAGAATATCGGCTTCTGGTAGAGGCAAGATAGAAAATTACAAGGTTAGAGCTGGtgttgtgattttaaaaatgtattttagaattttgtttctGTGTAGATTATAGTCCATAgttgtatttcaaatatttttcaaattattagttACGAATAATGAAATCattccttcttttccccagtatcagatagaaaatttcttttaaaattgttcccTCATTTTCTCATAAGTCGAGACTGATGAACTTAATTTTATTCTCCTGAGTTGAACGAGTTGTAGAAAATGAGTTTGCCTCTTAGAAGCCTAGGGTTAGAAGTAGGTTTGAGATCACATAGttcatattttactttcataTAAAACCTCACCAGAATTGCTAGAATTTGTTCATGGACTAACAACTTCCAATCATAAGCAATCATAAGAAGGCATAGATGTTAATGAATGATTTTTAGATAAgcacaaattattttatgttcttgCTTTGTAACATTTGTAAAGATTGCtgtgactttttttgttgttgttgttgttgttgctgtgactcTTGATTGAAGGTTTTAAAATCTTCTTCTGATGGTAGTATTTATATTGGGTTTTATGTTAGGATAGCCTCCTGTTTGTGGCCTATCCAGAACTTCCAGTGTTGCTGCAAGTACAATCTATTCAACTCAGTGTTcttctatttaataaattaccTCAAGTGAAGGGATGTTATTTGCTTCATTCTAGGCATACCAGGCTGccaggaaaacaaaagcagatgACCGAGGAGCAGATGAAAACACTTCAGAGCAGACAATCCTCAATATGATTTCCCAGAGCTCTTCAGACACAACTATTGCAGGTTTAATGAGCATGTCAACTTCTACCACAAGTGCAGTGCCTTCCCTTCCAGTCTCTGAAGAGTCATCTAACAACTTAACCAGTGTGGAGATGTTGCAGGGCGAGCGCTGGCTGTCCTCTCAACCTCCTTTTAAACTAGAACCTGCTCAGGGTCATCGGACTAGTGAGAATTTAGCACTTATAGGAGTTGATCATTCCTTGCAACAGGATGGTTCAAATGCATTTATTTCCCAGAAGCAGAGTGGTAAGAGCGTACCATCAGCTAAAGTGTCACTGAAAGAATACCGTGCAAAGCATGCAGAAGAGTTGGCCGCCCAGAAGAGACAACTGGAGAACATGGAGGCCAATGTGAAGTCACAGTATGCATACGCTGCCCAGAATCTCCTGTCTCACCATGATACCCATTCTTCAGTCATTCTGAAAATACCCATAGAGGGCTCTGAAAACCCTGAACGGCCTTTTCTGGAAAAGGCTGACAAAACAGCTCTCAAAATGAGAATCCCAGTGGCAGGTGGAGATAAAGCTGCCTCTTCAAAACCAGAGGAGATAAAAATGCGCATTAAAGTTCATACTGCATCTGACAAGCACAATTCTGTAGATGACAGTGTTACAAAGAGCCGAGAGCACAAAGAAAAGCACAAGACTCACCCAtctaatcatcatcatcatcataatcaccACTCACACAAGCACTCTCACGCACAGCTTCCAGTTGGTACTGGGAATAAACGTCCAGGTGATCCAAAACATAGTAGCCAGACAAGCACCTTAGCACACAAAACCTATAGCTTATCtagttctttctcctcttccagtTCTACTCGTAAACGGGGGCCCCCTGAAGAGACTGGAGGGGCAGTGTTTGATCATCCAGCCAAGATTGCCAAGAGTAGTAAATCCTCTTCCATAAGTTTCTCCTTTCCTCCACTTCCTACAATGGCCCAGTTACCTGGGCATAGCTCAGATACAAGTGGCCTTCCCTTTTCACAGCCCAGCTGTAAAACTCGAGTTTCTCATATGAAACTGGATAAAGGGCCCAGTGGAGCCAATGGTCATAACACAACTCAGACGATAGACTATCAAGATACTGTGAATATGCTTCACTCTCTGCTCAGTGCCCAGGGTGTTCAGCCCACTCAGCCCCCTGCGTTTGAATTTGTTCATTCTTATGGTGAATATCTGAATCCACGGGCTGGTGGGATCTCCTCCAGATCTGGCAATACAGACAAACCCCGGCCACCACCTTTACCATCAGAACCTCCTCCACCACTTCCACCCCTtcctaagtaaaaaaaaaaaagaagaggagaaaaaaaacttctttaaaaaacacgttggtttttttttttttttttttgactactGATTCTGAGTTAAGAAAATTACTTCCCTTATGAAATATGTCACCCTTCTTGGACTAGGGAATAAATTGATACTGAGAGATAAGTGGGAGGGTGGTGGAGGGCCTTGGTTATTATATCTGCTGTCTCAtacatttaactattttattacaattttactGGTATCACAGAGGTGGGAATGTGTTGAAGCTGTGAAGGATTAAGAACACTTTCTCTATTCTTGGGCCTCTCCACCTTCCAATTAGGTTGATTGCAGCTGGTATCTTCCCTCTTCTTGCCAGAACTGAAATATGGAGGGTTTGTTTTATCAAACAATTGTGGATCCTTTTGGTGTTTAATATATCAGAAGAGAGGAAGTATTTAAACGTCAAAATCTtttaagagacttttaaaaagtaatttaaagaaAGTAAGTtatctgtttagttttttttatataattgggGAGGGGATAGAGATTTTGCTGTGTGTATGAGATACATAGCAGTGACTCCTGGTGGGTGGGATTGGAGGGTGGGAATTTGTgcggggtgggtgggagggtAGGTTTTTTGGCCAAGAGTTCTGAAGTAGGCGCGGGCCACTTGAAGTGTTGAGACCTTTAAGTGTAAGTGTGGGTATGTGtgttttaagtgtgtgtgtgtaaaaatcatgttttatctTTCCCTCCCTATCCCTTACTGTTTTCACTTCCTAACAGTCTACTAGAGAGACCATGGTTGACCTTGAGAAcataaaggaaggaagaggctTGTATTTGACTTgtcattttcccctttctttatGTTGTAATTGAGTAGTAGCCCCTAATTTCTAGTTTGGGCAAGTGCTGCCTATGGCCTGATTCTTAACTTCATTATGAAAACTTCCTTTTTACCCCTCTTTTCATTTTGATGCAAAACCGGGGTAtggttgaggaaggaggattggtGAGCAAGGCCAGCTTGTGCCCTACAGAATTGGGTGTGTCTTTTTTCAAGTTGGGCTTTGGGAAAGTGTTCAAATGAGAGCAATCTCAGGGTCTGTGAAGGGGAGGGGGATGTGCTATGTATATCCTGCCTATGAAAGCCCAGACCATATGTGAGAGTAGTTCTGGGAGAAGCCATGAAACTAGGGGAtactaaaaacaatgaaattgtgATTTGGAATTTTTAGTacattgtgttttaaattatattatgaatGTAAGACTTGCTTTTTTTATCTGTGTATCTGAAGGGAAACAGCTGTATCCTCAGGTTTTTGCCACCTATATTACTTGAGAGATTGGAGCTGGTGAATTTAACAGTACTGATGCCATGAGAGCAAGCAAGCCTAGCAAAGAGATACTATTGTGTTCAGATGTGGTGGCTTTGGATTCTAGACAGAAGTTCTTGAGATTTCTgagtcctttaaaaaataagtcagaaGTTCTTTTGTTATGGGGGCTTGATTATCCCATATATTAGGAGTAAACATTTTTGATGAGGAAAGAATTCTAAGCCAAGCTGTCTAATTCAAAACCACGCAGCCACAGATCATTTGATGGGATATTCTTTGGTtttcatggcatttttttttGCTCTAGAAGAGATGGTGCAATTTGAATTTGTTATCTTGTTTTTAATGCAGCTTCCTTCACACCAAATAGTCTTTAGGGAGGAGTTGAATTCTTTTCATTGGAAGTCCTGGGGAAATGGACTTGTACAAGTGCTGCTGCTTGCCAGAAATAGTTTGGGAAGAAAACTAAGGCAGTTGGAATTGATGATGTACTGGCCTAATATAGAAAGGAATTTTTAGGAAGGGGTTGGTGTCCTGCATCTCTGTGTATTTGACCTGTCTAGAGTGCCTACCATTGCTGGCTAAAACAAGGAGCTCTCTGTTGACCTCTAAACCATTAATATTTCTTGGTGTGTCTCTTCACTTTTATAGATGACATATAGATgacattttcctctttccccttgatattttctttgttgtgccAGATAATTGGtagatgtgtgtttgtgtttactAAATTTAGGCTTCCTATTAATTTAGATTCTGTTTGGTAGCATCTGTTTCCCTTCCTGGCCTTTCCAAAGGGAATATGCCATTTAATTTGTATCTGTATCTTTGTGGAATTGATGATCACTGCTTtgtgaaaaatgtcttttctagCTTTTAATTATTCTTATCAAATGTCACATATATTTAAATCACATACTCCTTCACCACAAAGGTGCATATCCATTTGACTTAACAGCAGTTCTTCATGGCAGTATTGTAGTTAAGTTCCTTACTGTGTTGTTAGGAATGAACTAGACAAAAGTGCTTACAAAGACTTAAGAGCTGCGTTATGCTGTGTAGTCTGACCTTTGCACTAGTAGATCATTCCTGATATAGGTTGCTTTAGAGATCTTTTATATTAATGCCTCCTGGTACCATCTAAAGATACCTACAATGTCTGCTTTTAGATCTATGCATATGTCATGAACCTCCTTATAGGTTCCTCGTGAAGCTGCTGTATTGTCTTTGGGTTAGCAGATGGACCTGTCAACTAGCATGTGTATCGTCCAAATTCCATAAGCTCAATTAAAACCTTATTGCGTTTTAATTGAGTTTGGGTTGTGTGGTTTCTGTGCTGTGTATGTCTTTCCTATCTTCACACCTTCAAAGGGTAAGAAATGGGATTTATACATCCAAAGTTAGTCTAGTAAATAcggatttttgtttcttcttttagcGTAGACTGTCAAGGATAAGTGAAGGTGGTAAGTAGGCCTGGAGCCTCAAGTTCTGTAAATCTCATTCCTGAAACTTTGCTTGACTCTCATGTTGACAAAAACAAATACCTGTGGATTGTTCTTAGAGTTTTTAAATCAGATACCTGTGTTGCTGTTAGAACCCTAGTGAAACGTTAATCTAAAGCCAAACTGGTCTTCTGAAGT is a genomic window containing:
- the CCNT1 gene encoding cyclin-T1 translates to MEGERKNNNKRWYFTREQLENSPSRRFGLDPDKELSYRQQAANLLQDMGQRLNVSQLTINTAIVYMHRFYMIQSFTQFHRNSVAPAALFLAAKVEEQPKKLEHVIKVAHACLHPQESLPDTRSEAYLQQVQDLVILESIILQTLGFELTIDHPHTHVVKCTQLVRASKDLAQTSYFMATNSLHLTTFSLQYTPPVVACVCIHLACKWSNWEIPVSTDGKHWWEYVDATVTLELLDELTHEFLQILEKTPNRLKRIRNWRAYQAARKTKADDRGADENTSEQTILNMISQSSSDTTIAGLMSMSTSTTSAVPSLPVSEESSNNLTSVEMLQGERWLSSQPPFKLEPAQGHRTSENLALIGVDHSLQQDGSNAFISQKQSGKSVPSAKVSLKEYRAKHAEELAAQKRQLENMEANVKSQYAYAAQNLLSHHDTHSSVILKIPIEGSENPERPFLEKADKTALKMRIPVAGGDKAASSKPEEIKMRIKVHTASDKHNSVDDSVTKSREHKEKHKTHPSNHHHHHNHHSHKHSHAQLPVGTGNKRPGDPKHSSQTSTLAHKTYSLSSSFSSSSSTRKRGPPEETGGAVFDHPAKIAKSSKSSSISFSFPPLPTMAQLPGHSSDTSGLPFSQPSCKTRVSHMKLDKGPSGANGHNTTQTIDYQDTVNMLHSLLSAQGVQPTQPPAFEFVHSYGEYLNPRAGGISSRSGNTDKPRPPPLPSEPPPPLPPLPK